A genomic window from Natrinema sp. HArc-T2 includes:
- a CDS encoding MgtC/SapB family protein, with protein sequence MNEVVLQVAETPFEETVVRIALAGALGMFLGLEREWSQKSAGIRTFSLISLLAAVFTVLAVETESAIGEGLLVLGGVLVIVQGVLLAVQGLMSDDGAGLSLTTSVSMLVAYGVGALVAVGFILEGVTVAVLSSLLLVLKRELHEFAWGLSHEEMRSTIEFAILAFVIYPVLPAETTVEFAGLTIPLEPQVIWLMVVAVAGIGIANYAIVTTYGGRGIAITGFFGGLASSTAVVGTMLDHVKQRPEAASYAVAAILLANAAMAARNLAIAVGFTAGSDSKILVEAIVPLGAVIVLAFAVAALTADWDESGPMELESPFSLRNALGFGVVFLGVLVFGSLAETWFGTLGFYATAVASGFVSSAGATTSAVVLYRGGQLGGPEATIAILLATVSSIVVKALLASTSTNTDFRNRVAAYSAILLIGGALASVLVVV encoded by the coding sequence GTGAACGAGGTCGTGCTGCAGGTCGCTGAGACGCCGTTCGAGGAGACAGTCGTTCGGATCGCGCTGGCTGGGGCGCTGGGGATGTTTCTCGGGCTCGAACGCGAGTGGTCCCAGAAGTCAGCCGGCATTCGAACGTTCTCGCTGATCAGTCTGCTCGCTGCCGTCTTTACCGTCCTCGCCGTCGAAACCGAGTCGGCCATCGGTGAGGGCCTGCTAGTACTCGGCGGCGTCCTCGTGATCGTTCAGGGAGTGTTACTCGCGGTTCAGGGGCTCATGAGCGACGACGGGGCGGGGCTCTCACTGACGACGTCGGTCTCGATGCTCGTCGCCTACGGGGTCGGCGCGCTGGTCGCTGTCGGCTTCATCCTCGAGGGGGTCACCGTCGCTGTGCTCTCGTCGCTGTTGCTCGTCTTGAAGCGCGAACTCCACGAGTTCGCGTGGGGACTGTCCCACGAGGAAATGCGTTCGACCATCGAGTTCGCCATCCTCGCGTTCGTCATCTATCCGGTCCTTCCAGCGGAAACGACCGTCGAGTTCGCCGGGCTGACGATTCCGCTCGAGCCGCAGGTTATCTGGCTGATGGTCGTTGCCGTCGCGGGGATCGGCATCGCCAACTACGCGATTGTCACGACGTATGGCGGTCGTGGAATCGCGATCACCGGCTTTTTCGGCGGACTGGCGTCCTCGACGGCCGTCGTTGGGACGATGCTCGATCACGTCAAGCAACGGCCCGAGGCGGCCTCGTATGCCGTCGCTGCGATCTTGCTCGCGAACGCCGCGATGGCCGCGCGCAACCTCGCGATCGCGGTCGGCTTTACCGCCGGCAGCGACTCCAAAATCCTCGTCGAGGCCATCGTGCCGCTCGGGGCCGTGATCGTCCTCGCGTTCGCCGTCGCCGCGCTGACTGCCGACTGGGACGAATCCGGCCCGATGGAACTCGAGAGCCCGTTCTCGTTGCGAAACGCGCTCGGATTCGGTGTCGTTTTCCTCGGCGTGCTCGTCTTCGGGTCGCTGGCCGAGACGTGGTTCGGGACGCTTGGCTTCTATGCGACGGCCGTCGCCAGCGGCTTCGTCTCGAGTGCCGGCGCGACCACCTCGGCGGTCGTCCTCTACCGGGGCGGCCAGTTAGGTGGGCCGGAGGCAACCATCGCTATTCTGCTCGCGACCGTCTCGAGCATCGTGGTCAAGGCCCTGCTGGCATCGACGTCGACGAACACCGATTTCCGAAACCGGGTCGCAGCCTACAGTGCAATCCTGCTGATCGGCGGCGCGCTCGCGTCGGTGCTCGTCGTCGTATAG
- a CDS encoding PadR family transcriptional regulator, translating into MYDLTGFQRDLLYVIAGEEEPHGLAIKDELEQYYEKEIHHGRLYPNLDTLVDKGLVEKGRRDRRTNFYTLTRRGRRELEARREWEEQYVDL; encoded by the coding sequence ATGTACGACCTGACAGGATTCCAGCGTGACTTGCTCTATGTCATCGCTGGCGAGGAGGAGCCCCACGGACTGGCCATCAAAGACGAACTCGAACAGTACTACGAGAAGGAGATCCACCACGGTCGGCTCTACCCCAACCTCGATACCCTCGTCGACAAGGGTCTCGTCGAGAAGGGGCGTCGCGACCGCCGAACGAACTTCTATACGCTCACTCGTCGTGGCCGTCGCGAACTCGAGGCCCGCCGGGAGTGGGAAGAACAGTACGTCGATCTATAG
- a CDS encoding TFIIB-type zinc ribbon-containing protein: MKIRGERECTACGTRWSYYETGSVGCPACGSLRSVGVDERTEHTDMQVAFDLTPVRNAIDEVDADDLAERARDRCREYVRRRGFVNAGTLRELDDTYLAAIELLHVADIVAREIHLDEREELYFLALLRDADQGERPPLEDVPQSLRAARGLAYANAVREYRRDVRTWAEDRELTTSERGALETLGEHVTRVRMLDGDIEPRTAERLVEATRELANGLRGDEIAFSQAQERLAALEFE; this comes from the coding sequence ATGAAAATCAGGGGCGAGCGCGAATGTACGGCGTGTGGGACCCGCTGGTCGTACTACGAGACCGGAAGTGTGGGCTGTCCGGCCTGTGGCAGTCTCCGGAGCGTCGGCGTCGACGAGCGGACCGAACACACCGACATGCAGGTCGCGTTCGACCTGACGCCCGTTCGGAACGCCATCGACGAGGTCGACGCCGACGATCTCGCCGAACGGGCTCGCGACCGGTGTCGAGAGTACGTCCGCCGCCGCGGGTTCGTCAATGCCGGCACCCTCCGCGAACTCGACGATACCTATCTGGCCGCCATCGAACTGCTCCACGTCGCCGACATCGTCGCCCGCGAGATCCACCTCGACGAACGTGAAGAGCTGTATTTCCTCGCTCTGCTTCGCGACGCTGACCAAGGCGAGCGCCCGCCTCTCGAGGATGTCCCGCAATCGCTTCGCGCCGCTCGCGGCCTCGCCTACGCAAACGCCGTCCGCGAGTACCGCCGCGACGTCCGCACGTGGGCCGAGGATCGGGAGCTAACGACGAGCGAACGAGGGGCACTCGAGACGCTCGGCGAACACGTCACGCGAGTTCGGATGCTGGATGGCGACATCGAGCCACGGACCGCCGAACGGCTGGTCGAGGCGACTCGCGAGCTAGCAAACGGCCTGCGCGGCGACGAAATCGCGTTCTCGCAGGCCCAGGAGCGACTAGCTGCCCTCGAGTTCGAGTGA
- a CDS encoding bifunctional methylenetetrahydrofolate dehydrogenase/methenyltetrahydrofolate cyclohydrolase, translating to MTEIIDGNAVASDIRDELTEAIEQLADAGARPGLATVLMGDDPASQTYVNMKQRDCEEVGIESHHVDVAGDAPAEELFDTIADLNDNDDVHGYIVQAPVPDHVDYRDVIRRVDPAKDVDGFHPENVGRLVAGDARFRPCTPHGVQKLLESAGVDTEGKDVTIVGRSDIVGKPLANLLIQKADDGNATVTVCHSRTENLAEKTQRADIVVAAAGVPELVDGSMISEGTVVIDVGVNRVDADTEKGYELVGDVEFESAKEKASAITPVPGGVGPMTRAMLLYNTVKAASLQEDVAVDLP from the coding sequence ATGACCGAGATCATCGACGGCAACGCGGTTGCGAGTGACATTCGAGATGAGTTGACCGAGGCGATCGAACAACTGGCCGACGCGGGCGCCCGGCCAGGGCTGGCGACGGTCCTCATGGGTGACGACCCCGCGAGCCAGACCTACGTAAACATGAAACAGCGCGACTGCGAGGAGGTCGGCATCGAGAGCCACCACGTCGACGTCGCCGGCGACGCCCCAGCCGAGGAACTGTTCGACACCATCGCGGACCTCAACGACAACGACGACGTGCATGGCTATATCGTCCAGGCACCCGTCCCGGACCACGTCGACTACCGTGACGTGATCCGTCGGGTCGATCCCGCGAAGGACGTCGACGGCTTCCACCCCGAAAACGTCGGTCGGCTCGTCGCCGGTGACGCTCGCTTCCGACCCTGTACGCCCCACGGCGTCCAGAAACTGCTCGAGTCCGCCGGCGTCGACACCGAGGGAAAGGACGTGACGATCGTCGGTCGCTCGGACATCGTCGGCAAGCCGCTGGCAAATCTGCTGATCCAGAAGGCTGACGACGGCAACGCGACTGTGACGGTCTGTCACTCTCGGACCGAGAACCTCGCGGAAAAGACCCAGCGTGCGGACATCGTCGTCGCTGCCGCTGGCGTCCCCGAACTCGTCGACGGCTCGATGATTTCGGAGGGGACGGTCGTGATCGACGTGGGCGTCAACCGCGTCGACGCGGACACCGAGAAGGGGTACGAACTCGTCGGCGATGTCGAGTTCGAGAGCGCAAAGGAGAAAGCAAGCGCCATCACGCCGGTTCCGGGCGGTGTCGGTCCGATGACGCGCGCGATGTTGCTGTATAATACCGTCAAAGCCGCGAGCCTGCAGGAAGACGTCGCCGTCGACCTGCCCTAG
- the glyA gene encoding serine hydroxymethyltransferase, whose amino-acid sequence MDHDKVRDVDPAVADALEGEVQRQRETLQMIASENHVSEAVLDAQGSALTNKYAEGYPGERYYGGCEYADEVEQLAIDRATELFGAEHVNVQPHSGTQANQAVYFAMLEPGDKILSLDLTHGGHLSHGHPANFTGQLYEVEQYEVDAETGYLDYDGLAEHATEFDPDIIVSGYSAYPREVEWERIQEAADAVDALHLADIAHITGLVAAGVHPSPVGVADFVTGSTHKTIRSGRGGIVMCDEEYADDIDAAVFPGGQGGPLMHNVAGKAVGFKEALEPEFEEYAEQTVANAKALGERLSEHGFSLVSEGTDNHLVLVDLRESHPDTSGGDAEEALEEAGIVLNGNTVPGETRSAFNPSGIRAGTPALTTRGFDEDDCRQVADLIARVVDSPDDESVLEEVRDEVATLCDENPLYE is encoded by the coding sequence ATGGACCACGACAAGGTACGGGACGTCGATCCTGCCGTCGCCGACGCCCTCGAGGGCGAGGTACAGCGCCAGCGAGAGACGTTGCAGATGATCGCCAGCGAGAACCACGTCAGCGAGGCCGTCCTCGACGCGCAGGGCAGCGCCCTGACGAACAAGTACGCCGAGGGCTACCCCGGCGAGCGCTACTACGGCGGCTGTGAGTACGCCGACGAGGTCGAACAACTCGCGATCGATCGCGCCACGGAGCTGTTCGGTGCAGAACACGTCAACGTCCAACCCCACTCGGGCACGCAGGCCAACCAGGCCGTCTACTTCGCGATGCTCGAGCCCGGCGACAAGATCCTCTCGCTGGACCTGACCCACGGCGGCCACCTCAGCCATGGCCACCCGGCCAACTTCACGGGCCAACTGTACGAGGTCGAGCAGTACGAGGTTGATGCCGAGACGGGCTATCTCGACTACGACGGACTCGCCGAGCACGCGACCGAGTTCGATCCCGACATCATTGTCTCGGGATACTCCGCGTACCCGCGTGAGGTCGAGTGGGAACGGATTCAGGAGGCTGCCGACGCGGTCGACGCGCTCCACCTCGCGGATATCGCTCACATCACGGGTCTCGTCGCCGCCGGCGTCCACCCCTCGCCGGTCGGCGTCGCCGACTTCGTCACCGGCAGCACGCACAAGACGATCCGCTCGGGACGTGGCGGTATCGTCATGTGTGACGAGGAGTACGCCGATGACATCGACGCTGCCGTCTTCCCCGGCGGACAGGGCGGCCCGCTCATGCACAACGTCGCCGGCAAGGCCGTCGGCTTCAAGGAAGCCCTCGAGCCGGAGTTCGAAGAGTACGCTGAGCAGACGGTCGCGAACGCGAAAGCACTCGGCGAGCGTCTCTCCGAACACGGCTTCTCCCTGGTCTCGGAGGGCACCGACAACCACCTCGTGCTTGTCGACCTCCGCGAGAGCCACCCCGACACGAGTGGTGGCGACGCCGAAGAAGCGCTCGAGGAAGCGGGCATCGTCCTCAACGGGAACACGGTACCCGGCGAGACGCGCTCGGCGTTCAACCCCAGCGGCATCCGCGCTGGCACGCCGGCACTGACCACGCGTGGCTTCGACGAGGACGACTGCCGACAGGTCGCCGACCTGATCGCCCGCGTCGTCGACAGCCCCGACGACGAGAGCGTCCTTGAGGAGGTTCGCGACGAAGTCGCAACGCTGTGTGACGAGAACCCGCTTTACGAGTAG
- the tbsP gene encoding transcriptional regulator TbsP — protein MTSNLLNHQIDDILESVLEDASGDIFMVNPSHDAIEEFVSVATAFDGDLPSVHMLADERTLKDIMDDFIVASNAADLISEGALTLRTLEEAPENSLLITEARVVAVVHAGDRVGGLVTDDQDFVADTYATYEDRWADASEFNLRTPPITDVRETLADEISPEAEGDFTAILDSLETARGDGDGLDEVTISLLVAAKNEALLYDISKWGEDVGIASKATFSRTKTKLEDMGLIDTEKVPIDVGRPRLRLKIGDDRLMEADNGQLATVAQSILN, from the coding sequence ATGACCTCGAATTTACTCAACCATCAGATTGACGATATTCTCGAGTCCGTGCTCGAGGATGCAAGCGGTGATATCTTCATGGTAAACCCGTCCCACGATGCCATCGAAGAGTTCGTCTCCGTCGCGACCGCGTTCGACGGCGACCTCCCGTCGGTCCATATGCTCGCCGACGAGCGAACGCTCAAAGACATCATGGACGACTTCATCGTCGCCTCGAACGCCGCCGACCTCATCAGCGAGGGCGCACTCACCCTGCGAACGCTCGAGGAGGCCCCCGAAAACTCGCTTTTGATCACCGAAGCTCGCGTCGTCGCCGTCGTCCACGCAGGCGACCGCGTCGGCGGCCTCGTCACCGACGATCAGGATTTCGTCGCCGATACCTACGCGACCTACGAGGACCGCTGGGCCGACGCGTCCGAATTCAACCTCCGGACACCGCCGATCACGGACGTCCGTGAAACGCTCGCCGACGAGATCAGCCCCGAGGCCGAAGGCGACTTTACGGCGATTCTCGACTCGCTCGAGACCGCCCGTGGCGACGGCGATGGCTTAGACGAGGTCACCATCTCCTTGCTCGTCGCTGCGAAAAACGAGGCCCTGCTCTACGATATCAGCAAGTGGGGCGAAGACGTCGGCATTGCCTCCAAGGCCACCTTCTCGCGGACGAAGACCAAACTCGAGGACATGGGCCTGATCGACACCGAGAAGGTCCCGATCGACGTCGGTCGCCCGCGGCTCCGTCTCAAGATCGGCGACGATCGCCTCATGGAAGCTGACAACGGCCAGCTCGCGACGGTGGCGCAGTCGATTCTCAACTAA
- a CDS encoding RNase P subunit p30 family protein — translation MYEAVHAHPDGQSTVARLAKTATDYGFEGVVVRNHSDARAEYDPERIRDEYGIDVVEGVEIRADDRQSASGAVGNYRTTETIVAVHGGTNAMNRFAVEQAKVDVLAHPMAGDGDINHVLVKAAVENGVRLEFDLSGVLRQSGGRRVRTLQSLRKLREIVDHYDAPYVVSAEPASHLEVRAPRELKALGEEIGFTRAFIEDGLAEWGQLAERNRHVHSESFIEPGVERGRYEEES, via the coding sequence ATGTACGAGGCCGTCCACGCCCACCCCGACGGACAGAGTACGGTCGCCAGGCTCGCGAAAACGGCGACCGACTACGGCTTCGAGGGCGTGGTCGTGCGCAATCATTCCGACGCTCGAGCCGAGTACGACCCCGAGCGAATCCGCGACGAGTACGGGATCGACGTCGTCGAGGGTGTCGAGATTCGAGCCGACGACCGACAATCCGCCAGCGGTGCGGTGGGTAACTATCGGACGACAGAAACGATCGTCGCCGTCCACGGCGGGACGAACGCGATGAATCGGTTTGCGGTCGAACAGGCGAAAGTCGACGTGCTCGCACACCCGATGGCCGGTGACGGCGATATCAATCACGTCCTCGTGAAAGCTGCCGTCGAGAACGGCGTCCGCCTCGAGTTCGACCTCTCGGGGGTCCTCCGGCAAAGCGGCGGTCGGCGAGTCCGAACCCTGCAGTCGCTGCGAAAGCTCCGGGAAATCGTCGACCACTACGACGCGCCGTATGTCGTCAGCGCCGAGCCGGCCTCACATCTCGAGGTTCGGGCTCCCCGCGAACTCAAAGCACTCGGCGAAGAGATCGGTTTTACGCGAGCGTTCATCGAAGACGGTCTGGCGGAGTGGGGGCAGCTCGCCGAGCGAAACCGCCACGTCCACTCCGAGTCGTTCATTGAGCCGGGCGTCGAACGGGGCAGGTATGAAGAAGAGTCTTGA
- a CDS encoding class I SAM-dependent methyltransferase produces the protein MKKSLEEHAARFDEKAGAYDDSKSEEYHACANLVIEHAAPESDDVVLDLGTGTGAIALALAPDAARVVGRDISEGMLEQARRKADEAGLENVEFGHGTFREPDYEGPVDIITTNFAFHHLSDDEKREAIDVIAALEPRKFVLGDVMFFGDPDPDDPFYTPAVDDPATVGTLADAFTDAGFSLTAVERVHDQVGVLVAERNPTGGDVATNE, from the coding sequence ATGAAGAAGAGTCTTGAGGAACACGCCGCTCGGTTCGACGAGAAAGCCGGCGCATACGACGATTCGAAGTCCGAGGAGTACCACGCCTGTGCGAATTTGGTCATCGAACACGCCGCGCCCGAGTCCGACGATGTGGTCCTCGATCTCGGCACCGGGACGGGTGCGATTGCGCTCGCACTCGCCCCCGACGCAGCGCGCGTCGTCGGTCGCGACATCAGCGAGGGGATGCTCGAGCAAGCGCGACGGAAGGCCGACGAAGCGGGCCTCGAGAACGTCGAGTTCGGCCACGGAACGTTCCGAGAACCGGACTACGAGGGGCCGGTCGACATAATCACCACGAACTTCGCGTTCCATCACCTCTCGGACGACGAAAAACGCGAGGCGATCGACGTCATCGCCGCCCTCGAGCCCCGGAAATTCGTCCTCGGCGACGTGATGTTCTTCGGCGATCCCGACCCCGACGACCCCTTCTATACACCCGCTGTCGACGATCCGGCGACCGTCGGCACCCTCGCTGACGCCTTTACCGACGCGGGCTTCTCGCTGACGGCGGTCGAACGCGTCCACGACCAGGTGGGCGTGCTGGTCGCCGAACGGAATCCAACTGGCGGCGACGTTGCGACCAACGAATGA
- a CDS encoding Rpp14/Pop5 family protein, producing MKHLPKHLRPRWRYLAIELESWPDEHIGRRSFQRELWYAGQNLLGDPGSADADLTVMRFWFADGRGEAIVRVRRGETEPARAALACLDEIDGAPVGVRVRGISGTIRAAEENYLRRHGQDSEERNVVFGNEERVAVLRDCVGDVRLDEAFAGATDLDYDLA from the coding sequence ATGAAACACCTCCCGAAACACCTTCGACCGCGCTGGCGGTATCTCGCCATCGAACTCGAGAGCTGGCCAGACGAACACATCGGCAGACGCTCGTTCCAGCGCGAACTCTGGTATGCAGGCCAGAACCTGCTCGGGGATCCGGGCAGCGCCGACGCCGATCTGACGGTCATGCGGTTTTGGTTCGCCGATGGCCGGGGCGAGGCGATCGTCAGGGTTCGTCGGGGCGAGACCGAGCCCGCTCGCGCGGCGCTCGCGTGTCTCGACGAGATCGACGGCGCTCCCGTCGGGGTTCGCGTCCGGGGTATCAGTGGCACGATCCGTGCCGCTGAAGAAAACTATTTACGGCGACACGGGCAAGATTCCGAAGAGAGAAACGTCGTGTTCGGGAACGAGGAGCGAGTCGCCGTCCTCCGGGATTGCGTTGGGGATGTCCGACTCGATGAGGCGTTCGCGGGCGCGACAGACCTCGATTACGATTTAGCGTGA
- the psmA gene encoding archaeal proteasome endopeptidase complex subunit alpha has translation MQGQAQQQAYDRGITIFSPDGRLYQVEYAREAVKRGTASIGVRTNDGVVLAVDKRVPSPLLEDSSVEKIHKADDHVGIASAGHVADARQLIDFARRQSQVNQLRYGEPIGVETLTKEVTDHIQQYTQVGGARPFGVALIVGGIDNGEPRLFETDPSGTPYEWKALAVGADRGELQNYLEENYDDEADLDGGIQLALDALASVNDGSLLPNEVGLATVDVETETFEQFDADRIEDYLTENELLDTGEDDEADE, from the coding sequence ATGCAGGGACAAGCCCAACAGCAGGCGTACGACCGTGGCATCACGATCTTCTCGCCCGACGGCCGACTCTACCAGGTCGAGTACGCTCGCGAGGCGGTCAAGCGAGGAACAGCCAGTATCGGCGTCCGAACGAACGATGGCGTCGTACTCGCCGTCGACAAACGAGTCCCCTCCCCGCTGCTCGAGGACTCGAGCGTCGAGAAGATTCACAAGGCAGACGACCACGTCGGCATCGCCAGCGCGGGCCACGTCGCCGACGCCCGTCAGCTGATCGACTTCGCCCGCCGCCAGTCGCAGGTCAACCAGCTGCGCTACGGCGAGCCGATCGGCGTCGAGACGCTGACCAAAGAAGTCACCGACCACATCCAGCAGTACACCCAGGTCGGCGGTGCCCGCCCGTTCGGCGTCGCGCTGATCGTCGGCGGCATCGACAACGGCGAACCGCGCCTGTTCGAGACCGACCCCTCGGGGACTCCCTACGAGTGGAAGGCGCTGGCCGTCGGTGCCGACCGCGGGGAACTCCAGAACTACTTAGAGGAGAACTACGACGACGAGGCCGACCTCGATGGCGGCATCCAGCTCGCCCTCGACGCGCTCGCGTCGGTCAACGACGGCTCCCTGCTCCCCAACGAAGTGGGGCTGGCGACCGTCGACGTCGAAACCGAGACCTTCGAACAGTTCGACGCGGATCGGATCGAGGATTACCTCACCGAGAACGAGCTTCTCGACACCGGTGAAGACGACGAAGCCGACGAGTAA
- a CDS encoding ribosome assembly factor SBDS → MISLDEAVTARLESHGARFEVLVDPDAALAIKRDEFEGDLEDVIAAEDVFENASRGDRPAESDLEKVFDTTEPLEIIPEVIKQGEIQITAEQRREMQEQKRKQLIDTITRNAVNPQMDNAPHPPERIENALEEAGFTVDPMEPVQAQVDDALDALRPVIPIRFEEVTVAVQVPADYAGSAQAQIRQFGDLEREEWQNDGSWIGVLTFPAGLQNEFYNEVNEYTSGKAETEIIKDKDDLSTQ, encoded by the coding sequence ATGATTTCGCTCGACGAGGCGGTGACGGCGCGACTCGAGTCACACGGGGCGCGCTTCGAAGTGCTCGTAGACCCGGATGCAGCGCTGGCGATCAAACGCGACGAGTTCGAGGGCGATCTCGAAGACGTCATCGCAGCCGAGGACGTCTTCGAAAACGCCTCCCGTGGGGATCGACCGGCCGAGAGCGACCTCGAGAAAGTCTTCGACACGACGGAGCCACTCGAGATAATCCCCGAAGTGATCAAACAGGGGGAGATCCAGATCACGGCCGAGCAGCGCCGCGAGATGCAAGAACAAAAGCGTAAGCAGTTGATCGACACGATCACGCGCAACGCGGTCAACCCGCAGATGGACAACGCGCCCCATCCGCCCGAACGGATCGAGAACGCCTTAGAGGAAGCTGGTTTCACCGTCGATCCGATGGAGCCAGTCCAAGCACAGGTCGACGACGCGCTCGACGCGCTGCGGCCGGTTATTCCGATCCGGTTCGAAGAAGTGACCGTCGCGGTTCAGGTCCCCGCCGACTACGCCGGCAGCGCACAGGCACAGATCCGTCAGTTCGGCGACTTAGAGCGCGAAGAGTGGCAAAACGACGGCTCGTGGATCGGCGTCCTCACCTTCCCGGCGGGACTGCAAAACGAGTTCTACAACGAGGTCAACGAATACACCAGCGGCAAAGCCGAAACGGAGATCATCAAGGACAAAGACGACCTGTCGACCCAATAG
- a CDS encoding FUN14 domain-containing protein, whose product MIDLDPTALGLEFGGGAVIGGLMGFAAKKIAKLLAVIVGVQLMVFRYLESQDIIIVDWNRLSAGILQTQAQAQDTATSVVQSLISTLSLGAGFTGGFVIGFKRG is encoded by the coding sequence ATGATCGATCTCGATCCGACCGCACTCGGCCTCGAGTTCGGGGGCGGTGCCGTTATCGGCGGCCTCATGGGCTTTGCCGCGAAAAAGATCGCAAAGCTGCTTGCGGTCATCGTCGGCGTCCAGTTGATGGTCTTTCGCTATCTCGAGTCGCAGGACATCATCATCGTCGACTGGAACCGACTCTCGGCGGGAATCCTGCAAACACAAGCACAGGCACAGGACACAGCGACCAGCGTGGTTCAGTCACTCATTTCGACACTGTCACTCGGTGCGGGCTTTACCGGCGGCTTCGTGATCGGCTTCAAACGAGGATAA
- the hflX gene encoding GTPase HflX — MNTIIVKRVDSGTPDTSEIRDLARAAGYTVVGEVTQSRRADPALQIGEGKAEELAALVEETDATTVIFDNRLGPYQTYNLGKLLPEGVEVSDRFTLILEIFGQRAQTRKAQLQVELAELRYELPRAEAKTSLAKREEHPGFMGLGEYDESREQDIKAQISRIKDELERIEQTEQHRRERRRDSGFDLVALAGYTNAGKSTLLRRLAADLDVSENEDLHPDLDATAESKDKLFTTLGTTTRRADIDRRDVLVTDTVGFISDLPHWLVESFKSTLDSVYRADLVLLVVDVSEPIDEIHEKLVTSHDTLYERNEAPIVTVLNKIDQVSDAELAEKREALASLAPNPVAVSAKEGQHVDRLLERIDEELPDWEEERLLLPMTDDTMSVVSWLHDNAHVDDVTYGDEDVVVSFEARPAVVSQARSRASELRTAAAESA, encoded by the coding sequence ATGAACACGATAATCGTCAAACGCGTTGATTCAGGCACGCCCGATACGAGCGAGATCCGCGATCTGGCCCGGGCGGCGGGGTACACCGTCGTCGGTGAGGTCACACAGTCCAGACGCGCCGACCCAGCCCTTCAGATCGGCGAGGGGAAAGCCGAGGAACTGGCCGCGCTAGTCGAGGAAACCGACGCGACGACCGTCATCTTCGACAACCGGCTCGGTCCCTACCAGACGTACAACCTCGGCAAGCTCCTGCCCGAGGGCGTCGAGGTCAGCGATCGATTCACGCTCATCCTCGAGATCTTCGGCCAGCGCGCACAGACGCGCAAGGCCCAGCTGCAGGTCGAACTGGCCGAACTCAGATACGAACTGCCCCGCGCGGAGGCAAAGACCAGCCTCGCAAAGCGCGAGGAACACCCCGGGTTCATGGGGCTGGGCGAGTACGACGAGAGCCGCGAGCAGGACATCAAAGCCCAGATCAGCCGGATCAAAGACGAACTCGAGCGGATCGAGCAGACCGAACAGCACCGCCGGGAACGCCGGCGCGATTCGGGGTTCGATCTGGTTGCACTCGCAGGGTACACTAACGCGGGTAAATCAACCCTGTTGCGCCGGCTTGCGGCTGATCTCGACGTTTCCGAAAACGAAGATCTCCATCCCGATCTGGACGCGACGGCCGAATCCAAGGACAAGCTCTTTACCACGCTTGGGACGACAACCCGGCGTGCGGACATCGATCGTCGGGACGTGCTGGTGACCGACACCGTCGGGTTCATCAGCGATCTCCCCCACTGGCTGGTCGAGTCGTTCAAGTCGACGCTCGACTCGGTCTACCGAGCGGATCTGGTCTTGCTCGTCGTCGACGTCAGCGAGCCGATCGACGAGATCCACGAGAAGCTCGTAACGTCTCACGACACGCTCTACGAGCGTAACGAGGCGCCGATCGTCACCGTCCTGAACAAGATCGATCAGGTCAGCGACGCGGAACTGGCCGAGAAACGCGAGGCGCTCGCGTCTCTCGCGCCGAATCCGGTCGCGGTCAGTGCCAAGGAGGGACAGCACGTCGACCGGCTGCTCGAGCGAATCGACGAGGAACTGCCCGACTGGGAGGAAGAACGGCTGTTGTTGCCGATGACCGACGACACGATGAGCGTCGTCTCGTGGCTTCACGACAACGCACACGTCGATGATGTCACCTACGGAGACGAGGACGTCGTCGTCTCCTTCGAGGCTCGTCCCGCTGTGGTCTCGCAGGCGCGCTCGCGCGCAAGCGAGTTGCGGACGGCTGCAGCCGAATCCGCGTGA